Proteins from one Mesoplodon densirostris isolate mMesDen1 chromosome 1, mMesDen1 primary haplotype, whole genome shotgun sequence genomic window:
- the CXCL8 gene encoding interleukin-8 encodes MTSKLAIALLAAFLLSAALCKAAVLSRMSSELRCQCINTHSTPFHPKFIKELRVIESGPHCENSEIIVKLVNGREVCLNPKEKWVQKVVQIFLKRAEKKDP; translated from the exons ATGACTTCCAAGCTGGCTATTGCTCTCTTGGCAGCCTTCCTGCTTTCTGCAGCTCTGTGTAAAG ctGCCGTTCTGTCAAGAATGAGTTCAGAACTTCGATGCCAATGCATAAATACACACTCCACACCTTTCCACCCCAAATTTATCAAAGAATTGCGAGTGATTGAGAGTGGACCACACTGTGAAAATTCAGAAATCAT TGTTAAACTTGTCAATGGAAGAGAAGTCTGTTTAAACCCCAAGGAAAAGTGGGTACAGAAGGTTGTGCAGATATTTTTGAAGAg agcTGAGAAGAAAGATccatga